One segment of Thermoanaerobacter kivui DNA contains the following:
- a CDS encoding ferredoxin domain-containing protein, with amino-acid sequence MDVIELAAQLMALSARTAPKATGKDFIETKVITGEDLIRLKDDMMKYGEESGKKNFDRDAKNVANSSAVLLISLNKPEKVGLNCGACGYNLCTSLRDFREGTEFAGPICAWRLIDLGIAVGSAVKTASILNVDNRIMYRIGVSARRLKLIEGEIVIGIPLSATGKNIYFDR; translated from the coding sequence ATGGATGTAATCGAATTAGCTGCACAACTTATGGCATTATCGGCAAGAACTGCTCCTAAAGCAACTGGAAAAGACTTTATAGAGACAAAAGTTATTACAGGAGAAGACCTTATAAGGTTAAAAGATGATATGATGAAATACGGAGAAGAATCCGGAAAGAAAAATTTTGACAGGGATGCAAAAAACGTCGCTAACTCCAGTGCAGTACTTTTAATTTCATTAAATAAACCAGAAAAAGTTGGACTAAATTGCGGCGCCTGCGGTTATAATCTTTGCACTAGTCTAAGGGATTTTAGAGAAGGTACAGAATTTGCAGGTCCCATATGCGCATGGAGATTGATTGATTTAGGAATAGCGGTAGGGTCTGCAGTTAAAACCGCTAGCATATTAAACGTGGACAACAGAATCATGTACAGAATAGGAGTAAGTGCAAGAAGGTTGAAACTAATTGAAGGAGAAATTGTTATAGGCATTCCTCTCTCTGCTACAGGCAAAAATATATATTTTGATAGATAA
- a CDS encoding 6-phosphofructokinase, whose amino-acid sequence MYTKSNCLVAQSGGPTAVINSSLYGVIMEASKSTAIDRIYGGINGIEGIIKGKIIDILDIPYERIRQMRFSPAAALGSCSYKLKDYKEDDSDYKKLIEIFKKYNIKYFFYIGGNDSMDAVDKIHKYTKEIGFDVNVIGIPKTVDNDLMFTDHSPGFGSAAKYIATITLELALDAEVYEAKTINVLEVMGRNAGWLTASSVLAKERFPHLKQLIYLPEVPFNEEKFLEDVNKAYKEYGNVFITISEGIVDEKGNYIAKRDNAYEKDAFGHPQLGGVGDYIEKIIKEKVYKRVKMTRLGVTQRCAMHLASKVDFEEAEMLGREAVKYALDGETGKMIGLIREKDSPYTVKTELVDVDKVCNKEKKMPLSWINSEGNYVTGEFFNYAKPLIQGEVKLPITEGLPYYTNLKYAI is encoded by the coding sequence ATGTATACTAAAAGTAATTGTCTTGTGGCACAGTCAGGTGGTCCTACAGCAGTAATCAACTCAAGCTTGTATGGCGTTATTATGGAAGCTTCAAAGTCAACGGCAATCGATAGGATTTACGGGGGGATAAATGGTATAGAAGGAATAATAAAGGGAAAAATTATTGATATACTTGACATTCCTTATGAAAGAATAAGGCAGATGAGATTTAGTCCTGCAGCAGCATTGGGGTCATGCAGTTATAAACTAAAGGATTACAAAGAGGATGATAGTGATTATAAAAAGCTAATAGAAATTTTTAAAAAATACAACATCAAATACTTTTTCTATATAGGCGGCAACGATTCTATGGATGCAGTTGACAAAATACATAAATATACAAAAGAGATAGGTTTTGATGTAAATGTAATTGGAATTCCCAAGACAGTTGATAATGACCTAATGTTTACTGACCATTCTCCCGGTTTTGGAAGTGCTGCAAAATATATAGCGACGATCACTTTAGAACTTGCGTTGGACGCAGAAGTTTATGAAGCTAAGACCATTAACGTACTTGAAGTGATGGGCAGAAATGCTGGTTGGCTTACTGCTTCATCGGTGTTGGCTAAAGAAAGATTCCCTCACCTTAAACAACTAATATACCTTCCTGAAGTACCTTTCAATGAAGAAAAATTTTTAGAAGATGTAAATAAGGCGTATAAAGAATACGGCAACGTATTTATTACGATATCAGAAGGAATAGTAGATGAAAAAGGCAATTATATTGCAAAAAGAGATAACGCATATGAAAAAGATGCTTTTGGACATCCTCAACTGGGAGGAGTAGGAGATTACATTGAGAAAATCATAAAAGAAAAGGTGTATAAGCGAGTTAAGATGACAAGGCTGGGTGTGACGCAAAGATGTGCAATGCATTTGGCATCTAAAGTGGATTTTGAAGAAGCAGAGATGTTAGGAAGAGAGGCTGTAAAATACGCATTAGATGGAGAAACTGGTAAAATGATTGGTCTTATAAGAGAGAAGGATTCTCCATACACTGTTAAGACTGAACTTGTAGATGTTGACAAAGTGTGCAATAAGGAGAAGAAGATGCCATTAAGCTGGATAAACAGTGAAGGAAATTATGTTACTGGGGAATTTTTTAATTATGCAAAACCTCTGATACAGGGTGAAGTAAAACTTCCTATTACAGAAGGGTTGCCCTATTACACTAATTTGAAATATGCGATATAA
- a CDS encoding oxidoreductase codes for MSEFKFEKLLEPIQIRSMKLRNRIVMPPMVTNYAADDGAVTDRLKVYHQTRAKGGVGLIIVEASYVHPSGKGFKNEVGIYKDELIPGLRELTEAVHKYGAKIAIQLYHGGRQTTSKVTGMQIVAPSPIPCPVKQEMPKELSVEEIKELIKAFGQAARRAKEAGFDAVEIHGAHGYLLNQFLSPYSNKRTDEYGGSFENRMRFPLEVVRRVRKEVGTDFPIIYRMSAEEYVPGGLTIEDTKIFAQKLIEEGINALHISGGVYESSAMIIQPAAIPQGCFVENAAAIKKAINSKVPVIVVGRIKDPIMAEQIIREGKADLVSMGRALLADPELPRKVSEGKIQEIRKCIGCNQGCIDRLFQDIDIGCIANALTGHETEFDMESSAKTRKKVFIIGGGPGGLEAARVAALRGHEVILYEKQPELGGQMRIAAVPPHKGEINDLADYLINQVEKSGITIVKGKEADLNTIHEIKPDVVILATGSEPIIPEIPGINQKNVVTAHDVLKGTVIVGKKVAVIGGGLVGCETAEFLTDQGKEVTVIEMLDDIAIDVGSLVRTLLLNRMAEKKIKVLTKSKVKEISGDKVTIETVNGNQELSGIDTIVIAVGSKPKNDLLKLIEKEGIPVYAIGDCVKARKFMDAIHEGFRYAYSL; via the coding sequence GTGAGTGAATTTAAGTTTGAAAAACTTCTAGAACCAATTCAAATTAGGTCAATGAAACTAAGAAATAGAATTGTCATGCCTCCTATGGTTACAAATTACGCTGCTGATGATGGTGCAGTTACCGACCGCTTAAAAGTTTATCATCAGACTAGAGCAAAAGGCGGAGTTGGATTAATTATTGTTGAAGCTTCGTATGTTCATCCAAGTGGTAAAGGTTTTAAAAATGAAGTTGGTATTTACAAGGATGAATTAATTCCTGGACTAAGAGAATTAACTGAAGCAGTGCATAAATATGGAGCAAAAATTGCTATTCAGCTTTATCATGGAGGAAGACAAACCACTTCAAAAGTTACAGGAATGCAGATAGTAGCTCCTTCACCTATTCCTTGTCCAGTTAAACAAGAAATGCCAAAAGAATTATCAGTAGAAGAAATCAAAGAGTTAATAAAAGCATTTGGACAAGCTGCGAGACGTGCTAAAGAAGCAGGGTTTGATGCTGTCGAAATTCATGGTGCTCATGGTTATTTGCTCAATCAATTCTTATCACCTTATAGCAATAAGCGAACCGATGAATATGGCGGAAGTTTTGAAAACAGAATGAGATTCCCATTGGAAGTTGTCAGAAGAGTAAGAAAAGAAGTTGGGACGGATTTCCCTATTATATATCGCATGAGTGCTGAAGAATATGTTCCTGGAGGACTTACGATTGAAGATACTAAGATATTTGCTCAGAAGTTAATAGAAGAAGGAATCAATGCTCTGCATATTTCAGGTGGAGTATATGAATCTTCAGCAATGATTATCCAGCCTGCAGCTATACCTCAGGGTTGTTTTGTAGAAAACGCAGCTGCTATAAAGAAAGCAATTAATAGCAAAGTACCTGTAATTGTTGTTGGTCGAATCAAAGATCCTATTATGGCAGAGCAAATCATCCGTGAGGGCAAAGCTGATCTAGTATCAATGGGAAGAGCTTTACTAGCAGACCCAGAGTTGCCCAGAAAAGTTTCTGAAGGCAAGATTCAAGAAATAAGAAAATGCATTGGGTGTAATCAGGGTTGTATTGATCGTCTGTTCCAGGATATTGATATTGGTTGCATAGCCAATGCATTAACTGGACATGAAACAGAATTTGACATGGAAAGTTCAGCAAAGACAAGAAAGAAAGTATTTATAATCGGTGGTGGCCCTGGCGGGTTAGAAGCAGCTAGAGTAGCAGCTTTGCGTGGCCATGAGGTAATTCTTTATGAAAAACAACCAGAATTAGGTGGACAAATGCGAATTGCTGCTGTACCACCTCATAAAGGAGAAATAAATGATCTGGCTGATTATCTCATCAATCAAGTAGAAAAATCTGGTATTACGATTGTAAAAGGCAAAGAAGCAGATTTAAACACAATTCATGAGATTAAACCCGATGTGGTTATATTAGCAACAGGGTCTGAACCAATAATTCCTGAAATTCCTGGAATCAATCAGAAAAATGTTGTTACGGCCCATGATGTTTTAAAAGGGACAGTTATTGTTGGTAAAAAAGTAGCTGTCATTGGTGGTGGGTTAGTAGGTTGTGAAACTGCAGAATTCTTGACTGATCAAGGTAAAGAAGTAACAGTAATAGAGATGTTGGATGATATAGCAATAGATGTTGGAAGCTTGGTAAGAACTCTATTACTAAATCGCATGGCCGAGAAGAAGATTAAAGTATTGACAAAGAGCAAAGTTAAAGAAATATCAGGAGATAAAGTAACTATAGAAACAGTAAATGGGAACCAAGAATTAAGTGGTATAGACACTATCGTAATAGCAGTTGGTTCTAAACCCAAGAATGATTTATTAAAGTTAATTGAAAAAGAAGGTATACCTGTTTACGCTATTGGGGATTGCGTCAAAGCTAGAAAGTTTATGGATGCTATTCATGAAGGTTTCCGTTACGCTTACAGTTTATAG
- a CDS encoding transketolase family protein — MAMATREAYGKALVELGAKNKNVVVLDADLSKSTKTADFQKVYPDRFFNMGISEQDMMVTAAGLATCGKIPFASTFAIFATGRAYEQVRNSIGYPHLNVKIAATHAGITVGEDGATHQSIEDISLMRGIPGMVVINPADAEETRQAIFAAAEHYGPVYIRLGRMAVPEIHDQNYKFELGKGEVIREGKDVAIIATGIMVAIAIEAADRLKEEGIEATVVNIHTIKPIDKDLIVEVAKKTGKVITAEEHNIIGGLGSAVCEVLSEEYPVKVKRIGIRDEFGQSGSPKELLKHYGLTAEDIVKAAKSF, encoded by the coding sequence ATGGCTATGGCGACAAGAGAAGCCTATGGGAAAGCCTTAGTAGAATTAGGCGCAAAAAATAAAAATGTAGTGGTATTAGACGCAGACTTATCAAAATCTACAAAGACGGCAGATTTTCAAAAAGTATATCCAGATAGATTTTTTAACATGGGAATATCAGAGCAAGATATGATGGTAACAGCAGCAGGACTCGCTACCTGTGGGAAAATTCCTTTTGCCAGCACTTTTGCCATATTTGCAACAGGAAGAGCTTATGAGCAAGTGAGAAACTCCATAGGTTATCCACACTTAAACGTAAAAATAGCAGCTACCCATGCTGGCATAACAGTAGGAGAAGACGGAGCGACACACCAATCAATAGAGGATATATCCCTTATGAGAGGAATACCTGGGATGGTGGTAATAAACCCAGCCGATGCAGAAGAGACGAGACAAGCCATATTTGCGGCTGCAGAACACTATGGACCAGTATACATAAGATTGGGGAGGATGGCAGTACCGGAGATCCACGACCAAAACTACAAATTTGAATTAGGAAAAGGTGAAGTAATAAGAGAAGGGAAAGACGTAGCGATAATAGCGACAGGGATAATGGTAGCCATAGCGATTGAGGCAGCAGACAGACTAAAAGAAGAAGGAATAGAAGCGACGGTAGTCAACATACACACCATAAAGCCGATAGACAAAGATTTAATAGTAGAAGTAGCTAAAAAGACGGGCAAAGTTATAACAGCAGAAGAGCACAACATAATAGGAGGACTTGGTTCGGCAGTGTGTGAAGTGCTTTCAGAGGAATATCCAGTGAAAGTGAAGAGAATAGGCATAAGAGATGAGTTTGGTCAATCAGGTTCTCCTAAAGAGCTTTTAAAACATTATGGTTTGACGGCGGAGGATATTGTAAAAGCGGCTAAGTCATTTTAA
- a CDS encoding class I SAM-dependent DNA methyltransferase yields the protein MNKKDYFNMMAEKWDEICYHEPAKLQYIMQKINPQKGDKVLDVGTGTGVLIPYILPYIGDKGEVVAVDFSEKMIEQAYRKHKYENVKFICADIIEVSLLYEYFDIAICYSVFPHFEDKRVVIAKIANLLKNDGKLVICHSQGRNTINNLHKNLPSPVSADFLPDVDTMKDYLVKANIEPTITIDNEEVYIIMGYKHN from the coding sequence ATGAACAAAAAAGATTACTTTAATATGATGGCAGAAAAATGGGATGAGATTTGTTATCATGAACCAGCTAAATTACAGTATATAATGCAAAAAATCAATCCCCAAAAAGGGGATAAAGTTCTTGATGTTGGGACGGGAACTGGTGTTTTAATACCATATATTCTACCATATATCGGCGATAAAGGTGAAGTAGTAGCAGTGGATTTTTCTGAGAAGATGATTGAACAAGCTTACAGAAAGCATAAATATGAAAACGTAAAGTTTATATGTGCTGATATAATAGAAGTTTCATTGCTCTATGAATATTTTGATATTGCAATTTGTTATTCTGTATTTCCACATTTTGAAGACAAAAGAGTTGTAATTGCTAAAATAGCAAACCTATTGAAAAATGATGGAAAACTTGTTATCTGTCATTCTCAAGGCAGAAATACCATCAATAATCTTCATAAAAACTTACCTTCACCAGTTTCAGCTGATTTTTTACCAGATGTTGATACTATGAAAGATTATCTTGTAAAGGCTAACATTGAACCAACTATAACTATTGACAATGAAGAAGTGTATATTATAATGGGCTATAAACACAACTAA
- a CDS encoding YitT family protein, whose product MKVSLRKIIMDFFWVTIGTLLVTLSLDLFLAPNRIAPGGVSGLAVVLQHVFGWPIGAVTLAINIPLFLISTKVLGTGFGAKTLYSTILLGVSIDALAFLKPLTHDTILAAVYGGIIMGAGLGIVIKYGATTGGTDMAAMTLHKYIPFLSVGRILLIIDFIIITLAGIVFSPELALYALATEFITIKVIDLIQEGSGDERIAIIISDSYEEISKSILEEMERGVTELRGRGAYSKKDKNVLLCVVTRREVTTLRNLVKRIDPNAFVILSTAHEVLGEGFKNM is encoded by the coding sequence ATGAAAGTTTCACTTAGGAAAATAATAATGGACTTTTTCTGGGTTACAATAGGTACATTGCTTGTTACTTTGTCTCTTGATTTATTTTTGGCACCTAACAGAATTGCTCCTGGAGGAGTAAGTGGACTTGCTGTGGTTTTGCAACATGTCTTTGGCTGGCCAATAGGTGCTGTTACTTTAGCAATAAATATACCACTTTTTCTTATTTCAACTAAAGTATTGGGTACAGGTTTTGGAGCAAAAACACTTTATTCAACAATTTTATTAGGTGTTTCTATTGATGCGCTGGCTTTTTTGAAGCCTCTTACCCACGATACTATATTGGCAGCAGTGTATGGTGGCATAATAATGGGGGCAGGTCTTGGCATTGTAATAAAATATGGTGCAACAACTGGCGGCACTGACATGGCTGCTATGACTTTGCATAAGTACATACCTTTCTTAAGTGTGGGTAGAATACTTCTTATAATAGATTTTATAATAATAACTCTTGCAGGGATAGTTTTCAGCCCAGAACTTGCTCTTTACGCTTTAGCTACTGAGTTTATCACTATTAAAGTCATCGACCTCATACAGGAAGGCAGTGGCGATGAGAGAATCGCCATAATTATTTCTGATAGCTATGAGGAAATTAGCAAATCAATACTGGAAGAAATGGAAAGGGGGGTAACAGAACTTAGGGGAAGAGGAGCTTATTCAAAGAAGGATAAAAATGTTTTATTGTGTGTTGTAACAAGAAGAGAGGTTACAACCCTAAGAAACCTTGTCAAAAGAATAGACCCCAATGCCTTTGTTATATTGTCAACAGCTCATGAAGTTTTAGGAGAAGGATTTAAAAACATGTGA
- a CDS encoding universal stress protein → MSEGFRRLTPEEALEIIKKQQRGKLKIFLGYAPGVGKTYAMLNEGNRRLKRGQDVVIGYVETHGRKETEAQIGNLEIIPRKKIEYHGMILEEMDTDAIIARKPEVVLIDELAHTNAPGSKHKKRYEDVEEILNHGINVITTLNIQHLESLNDIIQQITGVAVRETIPDSIVDNADEIVAVDLTPDALLNRLKRGDIYKLDKVDECLLNFFRKGNLSALRELMLRLTAEEVDIELEEYMKEHEITDTWETNEKIMVCITPNPLSKKLIRRGARRARRFKCDWVVVYVNCTNIFAPKLTEKDKEVLESHFMLAKQLGAKVYTLTGKSVSDELLKFAKQMHITQIIMGHSSRSRLQTLLRGSTVIKLIKKAKNIEIHVIPYR, encoded by the coding sequence ATGAGCGAGGGTTTTAGAAGATTAACTCCGGAAGAAGCTTTGGAAATCATAAAAAAACAACAGCGAGGAAAGTTAAAAATATTTTTAGGTTATGCTCCGGGTGTTGGCAAAACTTATGCAATGCTCAATGAGGGAAACAGGCGCCTCAAAAGAGGCCAAGACGTAGTCATAGGATACGTAGAAACCCATGGAAGAAAGGAAACAGAGGCGCAAATAGGCAACTTAGAAATAATTCCGCGGAAAAAAATCGAATATCACGGTATGATATTGGAAGAAATGGATACAGATGCTATAATTGCTCGTAAGCCAGAAGTTGTCCTAATAGATGAACTGGCTCACACAAATGCTCCCGGTTCAAAGCACAAAAAAAGATACGAAGATGTAGAAGAAATTTTAAACCACGGAATTAACGTCATAACGACGCTTAACATTCAGCATTTAGAAAGTTTAAACGACATAATCCAGCAAATAACGGGAGTTGCAGTAAGAGAAACAATACCTGACAGCATAGTTGACAACGCTGATGAAATAGTTGCTGTAGATTTGACTCCTGATGCGCTATTAAACAGATTAAAAAGAGGAGATATCTATAAACTTGATAAAGTGGATGAGTGTTTGTTAAATTTTTTCAGAAAAGGTAATTTAAGTGCCCTAAGAGAACTCATGCTGAGGCTTACCGCAGAGGAAGTGGATATAGAATTAGAAGAATACATGAAAGAGCATGAAATAACCGACACGTGGGAAACAAATGAAAAGATAATGGTGTGCATAACTCCCAATCCTTTATCCAAAAAACTTATTAGAAGAGGTGCAAGACGAGCACGAAGATTCAAATGCGATTGGGTAGTAGTATACGTGAATTGCACAAACATCTTTGCACCTAAACTTACAGAAAAGGATAAAGAAGTTTTAGAAAGCCACTTTATGCTGGCAAAACAATTAGGGGCAAAAGTCTATACATTGACAGGAAAAAGTGTCTCTGATGAACTGCTAAAATTTGCAAAGCAAATGCATATTACGCAAATAATAATGGGTCATTCTTCGAGGTCAAGATTGCAAACTTTGCTTAGAGGTTCTACTGTTATAAAACTGATTAAAAAAGCAAAAAACATCGAAATTCACGTAATACCCTACAGATGA
- the mobB gene encoding molybdopterin-guanine dinucleotide biosynthesis protein B — protein MKIIGVIGTKDTGKTTLVTKIVRKLVDEGYRVATLKHTHTGFDFADKDTGKHKEAGVELVVGSGEETFFLLGRKMVLDELVGTIQLLGDFDFLVIEGFKGMPYANISTSTENEFTIRKVDPFSLKEEELDELIEVIKNRSYCLLQGLNCKKCGFESCRDFAMAKVQGAADDINCKSQPKRALLRINGHPVPMNPFVQEFISKTVLGMIDALGMENHKIEKVELIIKNK, from the coding sequence TTGAAGATAATAGGTGTTATAGGAACAAAAGATACAGGTAAAACCACTCTTGTAACAAAAATTGTTAGAAAATTAGTGGATGAGGGGTACAGGGTTGCCACCCTGAAACATACCCATACAGGCTTTGATTTTGCAGATAAAGACACTGGTAAACACAAAGAAGCAGGGGTAGAGCTTGTAGTCGGTAGTGGAGAAGAAACCTTTTTTCTTCTTGGTAGGAAAATGGTGCTTGATGAACTTGTAGGTACTATCCAGCTTCTTGGGGATTTCGATTTCCTGGTTATCGAGGGTTTTAAAGGAATGCCTTATGCAAACATTTCTACTTCCACTGAAAATGAATTCACAATAAGAAAGGTGGATCCATTCTCCCTTAAGGAGGAAGAATTGGATGAACTCATTGAAGTCATAAAGAACAGAAGTTACTGTTTGCTGCAGGGGCTTAACTGTAAAAAGTGTGGTTTTGAATCATGCAGGGACTTTGCAATGGCAAAGGTCCAGGGAGCTGCCGATGATATAAACTGTAAGAGCCAGCCAAAAAGGGCTCTTCTGAGAATAAATGGTCACCCGGTACCTATGAATCCATTTGTACAGGAATTTATATCAAAAACAGTTCTTGGTATGATCGATGCACTTGGCATGGAAAACCATAAAATTGAGAAGGTTGAGCTAATCATAAAAAATAAGTGA
- a CDS encoding [Fe-Fe] hydrogenase large subunit C-terminal domain-containing protein yields the protein MIMLNKDKCIGCFKCIRVCPAKFANRVVDGNKVDINYDLCISCGHCISACEHDARYYLDNTEDFIADLAQGKSFIAIVAPAARANFDIVKLNKTLRTLGVKKVFDVSFGADICSWAHLKYLEKTKNRKLITQPCPVIVDYILKVKKELRDYLSPIHSPMACLAIFLRKYLGLKDDIVFISPCIGKENEIKRLGFIKYNVTFSKLLDNEKFKKVYDRLDNGLEKSDAYDDDGFDTLGKEFKTGLGKLYSKPGGLKENIKFYNPKIKIRQVEGQYAYEYLDEFDKARDEFKPDVVDILNCQHGCNKGPATFNLKNSDEIEREFENIRNNTIKKWSDRIRLKKLYSRFDKILRLDDFFVQYPVYNDILREPSEKELEEIFNRMLKYTKEERSVDCTACGYSSCLEMAKAIYNQLNIESNCIYYDKKLIEKEREEIENKSLELEQLTQQLNKNNEKLSSLIKEVKNTINVLSHSMGEVSIGYSENAKEVENIAMAAGSLVDKMTNLKDLGAHLEEKVQFITNAYTLIKDIGENISIYALNASIEAAKTDTTAGFNVIASEIRKLAETIKSNMKTLEKEINSVVELMRSIPKEINSNLRLIEDINAAITNESAIIEELTAKGEEISSEIMQLEQFVNDVVKDLNLGAGA from the coding sequence ATGATAATGCTTAATAAGGATAAGTGTATAGGATGCTTTAAGTGTATAAGAGTGTGCCCAGCAAAATTTGCAAACAGGGTTGTTGATGGTAATAAAGTTGATATCAATTATGATTTATGTATTTCCTGCGGTCATTGTATTAGTGCATGTGAGCATGACGCAAGATATTATCTTGATAATACTGAAGATTTTATTGCCGATTTGGCGCAAGGGAAAAGCTTTATTGCAATTGTTGCCCCAGCAGCGAGGGCGAATTTTGATATAGTTAAGCTGAATAAGACTTTGCGGACTTTAGGTGTAAAGAAGGTTTTTGATGTATCTTTTGGAGCTGATATATGCTCATGGGCACACCTTAAGTATTTAGAAAAGACAAAGAATCGAAAGCTGATTACCCAACCCTGTCCGGTTATTGTGGATTATATTTTGAAAGTTAAAAAGGAATTGAGAGATTACTTATCTCCAATTCATAGTCCAATGGCTTGTCTGGCTATATTTTTAAGGAAATATTTAGGATTAAAAGATGATATAGTTTTCATTTCGCCTTGCATAGGCAAGGAAAATGAGATAAAAAGGCTTGGGTTTATCAAATACAATGTGACTTTTAGTAAACTATTGGATAATGAAAAGTTTAAAAAGGTGTATGATAGGCTTGATAATGGATTAGAAAAATCTGATGCGTATGATGATGATGGGTTTGATACATTAGGGAAAGAGTTTAAAACGGGACTTGGAAAGTTATACAGCAAACCAGGTGGACTAAAAGAAAATATAAAGTTTTACAATCCTAAAATTAAAATAAGACAGGTAGAAGGGCAGTATGCTTATGAGTACTTAGATGAGTTTGATAAGGCAAGGGATGAGTTTAAACCCGATGTGGTCGATATATTAAACTGTCAGCATGGTTGCAATAAAGGTCCTGCAACTTTTAATCTTAAAAACTCTGATGAGATAGAACGTGAGTTTGAAAATATTCGGAACAATACAATCAAAAAGTGGTCTGATAGAATCAGATTGAAAAAACTTTATAGCCGCTTTGATAAGATATTGCGATTGGATGACTTTTTTGTTCAATACCCTGTATATAATGATATATTGCGTGAGCCTTCAGAGAAGGAATTGGAAGAAATATTCAATAGAATGTTAAAATACACAAAAGAAGAGAGAAGTGTAGATTGCACAGCCTGTGGATATTCATCCTGCCTTGAAATGGCTAAGGCTATTTACAATCAACTAAACATTGAATCAAATTGTATATATTACGATAAGAAATTGATAGAAAAGGAAAGGGAAGAGATTGAAAATAAATCACTCGAGTTGGAACAGCTAACCCAACAATTGAATAAAAACAATGAGAAACTTAGCTCTTTAATCAAAGAGGTCAAAAATACTATTAATGTTTTATCACATAGTATGGGAGAAGTATCTATTGGATATAGTGAGAATGCAAAAGAGGTAGAGAATATTGCAATGGCTGCTGGTAGTTTAGTCGATAAAATGACCAATTTAAAGGATTTAGGTGCTCATCTTGAAGAAAAGGTGCAGTTTATCACTAACGCTTACACATTAATTAAGGATATAGGTGAAAATATATCAATTTATGCATTAAATGCATCAATAGAAGCAGCAAAGACGGATACTACTGCAGGTTTCAATGTTATAGCAAGTGAGATAAGGAAATTAGCTGAAACTATAAAAAGTAATATGAAAACATTAGAAAAGGAAATTAACAGCGTAGTAGAACTTATGAGGAGTATTCCAAAAGAGATAAATTCAAATTTACGCTTGATAGAGGATATAAATGCAGCTATAACTAACGAAAGTGCAATAATAGAAGAGTTAACCGCTAAAGGTGAAGAGATAAGTAGTGAAATTATGCAACTTGAACAATTTGTGAATGATGTAGTCAAAGATCTTAATTTAGGGGCAGGGGCTTGA
- a CDS encoding transketolase, translating to MDKEFLKQKAKEIRIDIINMLAEAGSGHPGGSLSCADILTVLYFDKMNVKPDNPKWEDRDRLVLSKGHAAPALYAVLAEKGFFPKEELKTLRKLGSILQGHPDMKSTPGLDMTTGSLGQGLSAANGMALAGKLDKKGYRVYVILGDGELQEGQIWEAAMTAAHYKLDNLTAILDFNGLQIDGPNREVKNIEPVNEKFKAFGWHVIEIDGHDFDQIDKAIEEAKATKGKPILIIAHTIKGKGVSFMENQLGWHGSAPNEEQRQKAIQELEGSGV from the coding sequence ATGGACAAAGAATTTTTAAAGCAAAAGGCAAAAGAGATAAGAATAGATATCATAAACATGTTGGCAGAAGCAGGTTCTGGTCATCCGGGGGGTTCTCTTTCTTGCGCAGATATTTTGACAGTACTGTATTTTGATAAAATGAATGTAAAACCAGACAATCCTAAATGGGAAGACAGAGATAGACTTGTACTTTCAAAAGGTCATGCGGCACCTGCTCTTTATGCTGTATTGGCTGAAAAAGGATTCTTCCCAAAAGAAGAATTAAAGACTTTAAGAAAACTCGGTTCTATACTTCAAGGGCATCCCGACATGAAATCAACACCGGGACTTGATATGACCACAGGGTCATTGGGGCAAGGGCTTTCTGCTGCAAATGGAATGGCATTAGCAGGTAAATTAGATAAAAAGGGCTATAGAGTCTATGTAATATTAGGAGATGGAGAATTACAAGAAGGGCAAATATGGGAAGCAGCTATGACAGCAGCCCATTACAAACTCGACAACTTGACTGCAATACTTGACTTTAACGGCTTACAAATAGATGGTCCAAACAGAGAAGTAAAAAACATAGAACCAGTAAATGAAAAATTCAAAGCTTTTGGATGGCACGTAATAGAAATAGACGGCCACGACTTTGACCAAATAGACAAAGCCATAGAAGAAGCAAAAGCTACAAAAGGAAAACCTATATTGATAATAGCTCATACAATAAAAGGGAAAGGCGTATCCTTTATGGAAAATCAATTAGGATGGCATGGCAGTGCGCCTAATGAAGAACAAAGACAAAAAGCTATACAAGAACTTGAAGGGAGTGGAGTATAA